One window from the genome of Kluyveromyces marxianus DMKU3-1042 DNA, complete genome, chromosome 3 encodes:
- the SBA1 gene encoding Hsp90 cochaperone SBA1 — protein sequence MSVHTPEVLWAQRSSADDASKNLLFITINIPDCTNPKLELTENSLEFSALSKYHSENGIKYHLHIDFYKPIDTEASEKKVANGRNYFLLLRKKDLDAEYWPRLTKEKLKYHYIKTDFDKWVDEDEQEEHLEADNDLMSQFSQMGGAGFPGMDQGGDFNPADFGDSESEDGDDAEEEDESKTA from the coding sequence ATGTCAGTTCATACACCAGAAGTATTGTGGGCCCAACGCTCCAGTGCAGATGACGCCTCTAAGAACCTTTTGTTCATTACAATTAATATTCCAGATTGCACCAACCCTAAATTGGAATTAACGGAAAATTCCTTAGAATTCAGTGCTTTGTCAAAGTACCATAGCGAGAATGGCATCAAATACCATCTTCATATTGATTTCTACAAGCCAATTGATACGGAAGCGTCCGAAAAGAAGGTGGCCAATGGTAGAAATTACTTCCTTTTGCTAAGAAAAAAGGATCTTGATGCTGAGTATTGGCCAAGATTGACCAAGGAGAAGCTCAAGTACCATTACATCAAGACAGACTTTGACAAGTGGGTGGATGAAGACGAACAAGAAGAGCACCTTGAGGCAGACAACGATTTGATGTCACAATTTAGTCAAATGGGAGGCGCTGGATTCCCAGGTATGGATCAAGGTGGCGACTTCAACCCAGCTGATTTTGGTGATTCGGAGTCTGaagatggtgatgatgcagaggaagaagacgaaTCGAAGACTGCATAG
- a CDS encoding glucose-6-phosphate 1-epimerase — MPIEESPTEVILTHPEDSSTKVKILKYGATVFSWELKGEEQLWLSTAAKLDGSKPVRGGIPLVFPVFGKNHDDEHLSKLPQHGLARNSVWEFLGQTKAEPLTVQFGLGPEFANPELTKLWPFEYSLILSVELGKEYLKTEIEVLNTSNTETLKFNWLFHTYLKIHDIEDTLVSNLNSSKLYDQMLKESYVDKQPVVTVHEELDRIYQNVEEDRLIQVVDKGHPVHTLKRHNLPDTVVWNPWIEKSKGMGDFEPKDGYKTMICIEPGHVHDFVKLPPGEKWVASQVLYKDELKFQSV, encoded by the coding sequence atgccaattgaagaatctCCAACGGAAGTTATTCTAACCCACCCAGAGGATTCATCCACGAAGGTCAAGATCCTAAAGTATGGTGCTACTGTATTTTCCTGGGAACTTAAAGGAGAAGAACAACTATGGCTCTCAACTGCTGCAAAATTGGATGGTTCGAAACCAGTTCGTGGTGGTATACCTCTAGTCTTCCCGGTTTTTGGTAAAAACCACGACGACGAGCATTTGAGCAAATTGCCGCAACATGGATTGGCTAGAAACTCAGTATGGGAATTCTTGGGTCAAACCAAAGCCGAACCATTAACAGTTCAATTTGGATTGGGTCCAGAATTTGCTAATCCAGAACTAACCAAGTTATGGCCATTTGAGTATTCTCTAATCTTGAGTGTTGAACTGGGAAAAGAGTATTTGAAGACTGAAATCGAAGTATTGAATACAAGTAATACGGAGACATTGAAATTCAACTGGTTGTTCCATACTTACTTGAAAATCCACGATATCGAAGACACATTAGTTTCCAACTTGAACAGCTCGAAGTTGTATGATCAAATGTTGAAGGAGAGTTATGTCGACAAACAACCTGTTGTCACTGTTCATGAAGAGTTGGATAGAATCTATCAAAATGTGGAAGAAGATAGGCTTATTCAGGTGGTGGATAAAGGTCATCCAGTCCACACATTAAAGAGACACAACTTACCAGACACTGTGGTTTGGAACCCATGGATTGAAAAATCTAAGGGTATGGGTGATTTTGAGCCTAAGGATGGATACAAAACCATGATCTGTATTGAACCAGGCCACGTTCATGACTTTGTTAAGTTACCACCAGGTGAAAAGTGGGTCGCTTCCCAAGTTTTATATAAAGACGAGTTGAAGTTCCAAAGCGTTTGA
- the PRR1 gene encoding serine/threonine protein kinase PRR1 has protein sequence MEEAQTLSETGTQLPLSETPKLEQGEFPGAHKKEQLSRIESKFNNRDRGGNDVDMLPTPTGRVFESPVRANTSRSPTSESMIQIQKRRTQVPQAKTEKELLDSNNVSNQYIFNQRENILDRELSKLGTYANLDAEQNLKGRILSEYIPNNSLQPGSAGQRSISLTGENDVLNLEKPNLKKEVIVETVETIELSPPPSSTRPDENELADGTLIKGYLVNSKERKSYYWRKVVEIGSGNFSTVFLYENADDIPGAEASSPELKQVAVKHIKYPQELLSSSSPNSPKYKELLSRVESSLKRELTTLISLDHPCIVKLFGINDTAFITEDRPLCGRRKLSALPRCDMVMSFCAGGDLFDLASKSKIPDWLLTRILAELSMAIKYLHDNLVIHRDIKLENILLRYRLADMLSLHENPEQLNSQNLIELADFGLCKKISPDEMCTTRCGSEDYVSPEILLGLPYDGRLSDCWAFGVIGYALLEDRLPFDPIPGQSSRRTRSIAHRIARCDWKWLKVSEIEHPAKEIVNHTLVRKSERWTINQIYDTPYIHDVVETLNFV, from the coding sequence ATGGAGGAAGCTCAAACTCTAAGCGAAACAGGTACTCAATTACCATTGAGCGAAACTCCGAAACTTGAGCAAGGCGAGTTTCCAGGTGCACACAAGAAGGAACAACTTTCCAGAATTGAATCTAAGTTTAATAATAGGGATCGCGGCGGTAATGATGTGGATATGCTCCCAACCCCTACGGGAAGAGTCTTTGAATCTCCTGTTAGAGCCAATACTAGTCGGTCACCGACTAGCGAGTCTATGATCCAGATACAAAAAAGACGCACGCAGGTGCCACAAGCAAAAACGGAAAAGGAGCTACTCGACTCAAATAATGTTTCCAAtcaatatatattcaaCCAACGAGAGAATATTTTGGACAGGGAGCTTTCGAAGTTAGGAACTTATGCGAACCTGGATGCTGAACAAAACCTCAAGGGTAGAATTCTTTCTGAATATATCCCAAACAACTCATTACAGCCAGGCTCTGCGGGACAAAGATCGATCTCGCTGACTGGTGAAAAtgatgttttgaatttggaaaaacctaacttgaagaaagaggtCATCGTTGAAACTGTAGAAACTATTGAACTTAGCCCCccaccttcttcaacaaggCCTGATGAGAACGAACTAGCGGATGGAACACTTATAAAGGGGTACTTAGTAAATAGCAAAGAACGGAAAAGCTATTACTGGCGTAAGGTGGTGGAAATAGGATCCGGTAATTTTAGTACAGTCTTTCTATATGAAAATGCGGATGACATACCAGGTGCAGAAGCATCGTCACCGGAGCTTAAACAAGTGGCAGTGAAACATATCAAGTACCCTCAAGAATTACTATCCAGCTCTTCTCCAAATAGTccaaaatacaaagaacTATTAAGCAGAGTAGAAagctctttgaaaagagagtTAACCACATTGATATCATTAGACCATCCATGTATCGTCAAACTTTTTGGCATAAATGATACCGCATTTATTACCGAAGACAGACCGTTATGTGGAAGACGTAAATTGTCAGCTCTACCCAGATGTGATATGGTGATGTCGTTCTGTGCTGGTGGGGATTTATTTGACTTAGCTAGTAAATCAAAAATACCAGATTGGTTACTCACCAGAATATTAGCAGAACTTTCCATGGCGATAAAATACTTACACGACAATTTAGTCATTCATAGAGATATTAAGTTGGAGAATATTCTTTTAAGATATAGATTGGCGGATATGCTTTCCTTGCATGAAAATCCGGAACAATTAAACTCGCAAAACCTAATTGAACTTGCTGACTTTGGTTTATGTAAAAAGATTTCGCCGGATGAAATGTGTACTACTAGATGTGGCTCTGAGGACTATGTTTCGCCTGAAATTTTGTTAGGTCTCCCTTATGATGGGCGTTTAAGCGACTGTTGGGCATTCGGTGTAATCGGATATGCATTGCTAGAAGATAGACTACCCTTCGATCCAATTCCCGGTCAAAGCTCAAGGAGAACAAGATCAATTGCTCACAGAATTGCTCGGTGCGATTGGAAATGGCTGAAAGTATCTGAAATCGAGCACCCTGCAAAAGAGATCGTCAATCATACTCTTGTTAGGAAAAGTGAACGTTGGACTATCAATCAGATATACGATACTCCGTACATTCATGACGTAGTGGAAACCTTAAATTTCGTATGA